GGATGTCGAGTTAGCGCTTGCTGCGGCGGGATTCGACCCCGTCTATCTCGAGGTCGAGCATGAGGTGCTCTCCTTTACCGCCGCCAGTAACGCCCTGGCCTATCTGGGGGACTCGGGTCTCATCGGCAAATGGAAGACCGATAACCGCTGGGAGGGGTTTCTCGCCTATCTGGAGCGCGGCGGCGGGGAATTAACGATCAGGGCTCGGGTCAACGTGAAGGCGCGTCGGCGGTAAGCGCCTGTTCGACCTCTGCTTTTACGTCGGGATCGGTTTCGTGGTCAAGCGCCTCGTGGAGTGCTGCGCGAGCCTCAGTTGTGCCGATCTGCCCCAAGGCCCAGGCGACATGACCCCGGATCAGCGGCTCCGGATCGGAGAGGAGCTTTGCCAGCGCCGAAACCGACTCCGCAGAGCCCAGGTTGCCAAGCGCCACGGCGACATTTCGCAGAAAGCCCCGCCGCTTTGACCGCTTGATGGGGCTCCCCTTGAACTGCGACCGAAACTGTTCATCGTCGAGCGCAAGGAGCGGGATCAACTCCGGCCCATGCAGGCCTTCACGGGGCTGAAAAGCGGGCACCGTCGAAGCCTCGATATTGACATTATACGGGCAGACCTCCTGGCAAATATCACAGCCAAAGACGTGATCGCCGATCAGCGGTCGAAGCTGCGTCGGAATGCCGCCCTTTAGTTCGATCGTCAGGTACGAGATGCAGCGACGGGCATCCAGTCGATATGGGCCGACAAAGGCATCAGTCGGACAGGCCTTGAGGCACAGATCGCACGACCCGCATCGGTTTCGGATCGGACTATCCGACAACAGTTCGAGGCTGAGGAACAGTTCACCCAGAAAAAAATACGAGCCGTGCTTTGGAGAGATGAGCAGCGTATTCTTGCCGATCCACCCGATTCCCGCTAAGCCGGCGAATCCCTTCTCCAGCACCGGCCCGGCATCGACATAGACCTTGCCCTGAACCTCGTCGCCGACGGTATGTCGAATCCAGCCGAACAGCGCATCAAGTCGACTCTCCAGGATCGTGTGATAGTCCTCTCCCCACGCATAACGGGAAATCCATCCTGCGGGTGCACCTGCCGGGTGAGGCTCGCGCGGAAAGGGAGTGTAGTAGTTCATGGCCACAGAGACCACCGAACGCGCCCACGGAAGCCAGGTGTCCGGGTGACGTCTGGCCTGCTCAGTGCGCGCCATATGGGCCATCTCGCCGCTGTACCCCTCTTGTAGCCAGTCGGCGAATGACTGTTCATGCGGGGGATCGCTGACCGGTGAGATCCCGACCAACTCGAACCCTAGCTCGTGGGCCTTTTCTTTGATCGCCTGAGCCAACTGCTCAGCTGTCTGCATGGCGATATCGCGGTCCTCCTGCTTGACGCCCATGTGCGCTTACCGCACCGCCTTGACGATTCGCGTTCGCAACGGTTCCGCCTTCTCCCCAAGCAATGCCTGGAATCGAACCGCATCCTCGGCCATCAGGAGATTATTGAACAGGCAATAGGTAGGCAGATCCTGCGCGCACACCGCCTTCAGCCGTTCAAGGTCCTGATCGGTGTGGACGTACCGGTAGCCGGTGAGGCCGTGCAGCCGATAGTAGCGGATCGCGCCATGAAGCGATGGCTCCTTAAGCGGATCGACGACATGGATCAAATCCAACTCGCGGCAGAGCCCTTGAATCAGATCTGCCGTCCAGATGCCGCGCGGCTCCCAGGCAGCCTGCCAGCCGGTGCGGTCGATGCGAGTGAAAAAGGTGCGCAGGTTCGCGATATGTTCGGGCGTCGGCGTAAAACTCGGAGGGCACTGAAAAACAATAATCGAGACGCCCAGGGCTGTCGCAAACGCCTGCGTCCGGACCCAGGCCTCGATGACTTCCTCGGTGGGCCGAAACGCGCCGTAGTGATCTTTCGATGCAGGCGGGATCGGCCTGGTGAGACGACGGTAGGTCGGGCTTGAAGGCTCGTGTGTGATGAGTTGCCATGCCTTCATCGTAAACTCGAACCCGGTCGGCGCCCCGGCTCGCCACCGCGCTCCCGTACTGACCCGCGGCAGTTTGTAAAAGGTCTGCTGAATCTCAATAACCGGGAAGGTCTTGTAGTACTCCTGCCGGCCCATGGCGAAGCCGCACGTCCCGACCTTGGCCTGCCCCGCGCCAGGATCAGTGGTATTGCCGCGATATGGACGCCTCATCGACGTATTGTACACCCATCGCGAACCGCTTGCCGGCAACTCGATCACGTTTGTCCGACCTACGCTATCGAATCTGCCCTTCATCAAAGGGGGCATCCTGGGACGGAGAAGAGGATGACTGCGGTCTGGGACTCGTCGAACTCATCCACGTTCGTATGGCGCTAAGGGCTGAGACGAAGAAGGCCGCGCTGGTGAGCAGGAACCAAGTGGTCAGCCAGTGTACCACCCAGACCGCTCCAGGAGACGGATCGCCCAATAGCCACTGTACTGCTTTGAAGAGAAGCAGCAGAAAGCCTGCCCAGGCGGTGATCGCTGCGAGCAGCCAGTACTGCGGCCCAGGCGCCCGCCGGTAGATTCGAAACAGCAGCGCGGCCAGCAAGAGTGATATGGCGGGGACGAGCCACAGGAGCGGCTCATGCAGCACAGGACGACCCCTGAGTGTCCGGCCGAGGGCAAGCTCCAGGCCCGCAACTGAGACAACGCGATGGGCCCAGTATGGGCCGGCGACCGCCCAAGGCAAAAAGAAGAGCCCGAGGGGGAGCACCCCAACCCACGGCACCTTGATCCAGCGCTGAGAAGGTGCCTGGGCCGTCGGAAGCGTCGCGAATGTGCCGCCGCACTGCCAGCACGCGCTGGCCCCGGGCACTCGACGCGCCGCACAGTTCGGGCAGGTGCCGGTCGTGTGAATTGTCATCGGCTGCTGCACATCACGCATCGGAAGATCCTTCCTCCCACATAACTATACTGTGCAGGCCAAGGCGTCGCTGTCAAGGTGTTTCTAACCGTGCAGCGCCTACATCAGACTGGATATTCGATCCCATTCCGCCATCAATGCTTCCATCTTTTGTTTGGCCTGAGCATGCGCGTCCAGGATTTCAAAGAGTCGCTCCTTATTCTGGTATATCTTTGGATCGGCGAGGGACTCAGAGAGACCCTGCAATGCCTTCTCGGTTTCGGCCA
This genomic interval from Candidatus Methylomirabilis tolerans contains the following:
- the queG gene encoding tRNA epoxyqueuosine(34) reductase QueG codes for the protein MQTAEQLAQAIKEKAHELGFELVGISPVSDPPHEQSFADWLQEGYSGEMAHMARTEQARRHPDTWLPWARSVVSVAMNYYTPFPREPHPAGAPAGWISRYAWGEDYHTILESRLDALFGWIRHTVGDEVQGKVYVDAGPVLEKGFAGLAGIGWIGKNTLLISPKHGSYFFLGELFLSLELLSDSPIRNRCGSCDLCLKACPTDAFVGPYRLDARRCISYLTIELKGGIPTQLRPLIGDHVFGCDICQEVCPYNVNIEASTVPAFQPREGLHGPELIPLLALDDEQFRSQFKGSPIKRSKRRGFLRNVAVALGNLGSAESVSALAKLLSDPEPLIRGHVAWALGQIGTTEARAALHEALDHETDPDVKAEVEQALTADAPSR
- a CDS encoding DUF72 domain-containing protein; the encoded protein is MKGRFDSVGRTNVIELPASGSRWVYNTSMRRPYRGNTTDPGAGQAKVGTCGFAMGRQEYYKTFPVIEIQQTFYKLPRVSTGARWRAGAPTGFEFTMKAWQLITHEPSSPTYRRLTRPIPPASKDHYGAFRPTEEVIEAWVRTQAFATALGVSIIVFQCPPSFTPTPEHIANLRTFFTRIDRTGWQAAWEPRGIWTADLIQGLCRELDLIHVVDPLKEPSLHGAIRYYRLHGLTGYRYVHTDQDLERLKAVCAQDLPTYCLFNNLLMAEDAVRFQALLGEKAEPLRTRIVKAVR